One genomic window of Desulfurococcus mucosus DSM 2162 includes the following:
- a CDS encoding 50S ribosomal protein L3 yields MGHRKLHAPRHGSLGVRPRKRAEELTPRVRRWPEKSWFDIVVERLGSEAASRGIAAKPVLLGFPVYKAGMTHAVVVEDRPNTPVSGKEVFTPVTILDAPPIVVLGVRTYVVGEDGYLKAKGEAWRSPVDAVLKAYEELYAGNPLFNMNGRDVVRKYLYGLRRLNHGLVKPDPSGEYGFKFIAESGEKEVKEVFSGEVADVRVIASTIPVFSGIGKKKPEIVELKIGGGSIDERLRYGESILGGYVKAADVFMEGQFIDVIGVTKGKGFQGVVKRFGVKELPRWHKHRKGSRKIGARSPGFGTMSEPPQAGQMGFHRRTEYNKRILRIGLNGLEATVEGGFLHYGLVYGPYLMLKGTVFGPAKRMLILRHPVRPHLEWLPLSGPRIVYLSLESKQGV; encoded by the coding sequence ATGGGTCACAGGAAGCTGCATGCGCCAAGACACGGCAGCCTCGGTGTGAGGCCACGGAAGAGGGCTGAGGAGCTGACTCCACGGGTAAGGAGGTGGCCTGAGAAATCATGGTTCGACATAGTGGTTGAGAGACTGGGGAGTGAGGCGGCTTCCCGGGGCATAGCGGCTAAGCCAGTGTTACTCGGGTTCCCAGTGTACAAGGCCGGTATGACTCACGCCGTGGTAGTGGAGGATAGGCCGAACACCCCTGTGAGCGGTAAGGAGGTGTTCACCCCTGTCACGATACTGGATGCGCCGCCCATAGTGGTTCTCGGTGTGAGAACCTATGTTGTCGGCGAAGACGGCTACTTGAAGGCTAAGGGGGAGGCGTGGAGGAGCCCGGTTGACGCTGTGTTGAAGGCTTACGAGGAGCTCTACGCTGGCAACCCGTTGTTCAACATGAATGGGAGGGATGTTGTCAGGAAGTATCTCTACGGGTTGAGGAGGCTTAACCATGGATTAGTGAAGCCTGATCCAAGCGGTGAATACGGCTTCAAATTCATTGCTGAGAGCGGTGAGAAAGAGGTTAAGGAAGTGTTCAGCGGTGAGGTGGCTGATGTAAGGGTAATAGCGTCAACGATACCCGTGTTCTCAGGCATCGGTAAGAAGAAGCCTGAGATCGTTGAGCTCAAAATAGGCGGCGGCAGCATCGATGAAAGATTGAGGTACGGTGAGTCGATCCTAGGAGGCTATGTGAAGGCAGCCGACGTATTCATGGAGGGGCAGTTCATAGACGTGATAGGGGTAACCAAGGGCAAGGGCTTCCAGGGAGTGGTGAAGAGGTTCGGGGTTAAGGAGCTGCCTAGGTGGCATAAGCACAGGAAGGGGAGTAGGAAGATAGGTGCAAGGAGCCCTGGCTTCGGAACCATGAGTGAGCCGCCTCAGGCTGGTCAAATGGGCTTCCACAGGAGGACAGAGTACAATAAGAGGATATTGAGGATAGGGTTGAATGGTCTTGAGGCAACGGTTGAAGGCGGCTTCCTGCACTACGGCCTCGTCTACGGCCCCTACTTGATGCTCAAGGGGACGGTGTTCGGCCCAGCTAAGAGGATGCTTATACTGAGACACCCGGTGAGACCGCACTTGGAGTGGCTTCCTCTCTCCGGCCCCAGGATAGTTTACCTCAGCCTTGAAAGCAAGCAGGGGGTGTAG
- a CDS encoding 50S ribosomal protein L2 has translation MGKRIIPQRRGKASPVFKTPDHIHVAPARYPLLDPSKTYKAVVEDLVHDPGRWVPLAEMRLENGLVFYVPAVEGMYVGQVVEIGPEAKPVNGNILPIGMIPEGTQVANIEKRPGDGGKFVRASGTYAIIVGRSGGKTQVQLPSGKIIEVPDNARAMIGVIGGGGRLEKPLLKAGASYYKWSAKSHVWPKVRGVAMNAAFHPHGGGSHQHVGRPSTVARNTPPGRKVGHIAARRTGRRKG, from the coding sequence ATGGGTAAGAGGATAATCCCGCAGAGAAGGGGTAAGGCATCCCCAGTGTTCAAGACACCGGATCACATACATGTGGCTCCAGCCAGATACCCGTTGCTGGATCCATCTAAGACCTACAAGGCTGTCGTCGAAGACCTGGTGCACGACCCCGGTAGATGGGTGCCTTTAGCCGAGATGAGGCTTGAGAACGGGCTGGTCTTCTACGTGCCCGCTGTTGAAGGCATGTATGTGGGTCAGGTCGTTGAAATAGGCCCGGAGGCTAAGCCTGTAAACGGCAACATACTTCCCATAGGCATGATCCCCGAGGGCACGCAGGTGGCCAATATTGAGAAGAGGCCTGGCGACGGAGGCAAGTTTGTCCGTGCAAGCGGTACATACGCCATCATAGTCGGTAGGTCGGGCGGTAAGACGCAGGTTCAGCTACCGAGCGGTAAGATAATAGAGGTGCCTGACAACGCTAGGGCGATGATCGGTGTTATAGGTGGCGGGGGCAGGCTGGAGAAACCCCTGCTTAAAGCCGGCGCCTCATACTATAAGTGGAGTGCTAAAAGCCATGTATGGCCGAAGGTTAGGGGTGTAGCGATGAACGCGGCTTTCCACCCGCATGGTGGCGGCAGCCACCAGCATGTCGGCAGACCCTCCACGGTTGCCCGTAACACGCCGCCGGGCAGGAAGGTCGGCCATATTGCAGCCAGGAGGACTGGTAGAAGGAAGGGTTAG
- a CDS encoding ribonuclease P protein component 1, giving the protein MKVTGRNITSHEIIGLKTRILQYPDRGLIGLEGRVVDETLKTLLVELSNGRRIRVFKSNGVFEFTLPSGETVVIKGSDIIGRPWDRLKNISR; this is encoded by the coding sequence ATGAAGGTGACAGGCCGGAACATCACTAGCCACGAGATCATAGGGTTGAAGACAAGGATCCTCCAGTACCCTGACCGAGGCTTAATCGGTTTAGAGGGCAGGGTGGTGGATGAGACGTTGAAGACCCTTCTCGTGGAGCTCTCCAACGGCAGGAGGATAAGGGTCTTCAAGTCGAACGGGGTTTTCGAGTTCACTCTCCCAAGCGGGGAGACCGTGGTTATTAAGGGGTCAGATATTATTGGAAGACCCTGGGACAGGTTGAAGAATATTTCGAGGTAG
- a CDS encoding 30S ribosomal protein S19: protein MVGLAASLQDMPVEWRKFKYRGKTLEELLNMSMDDLVVLLPARQRRSLKRGLTKAQIKLLAKIRRIARDPELAKKTVIKTHVRDMVVLPEMVGLTIAVYNGKEFVPVKISPEMIGHYLGEFSPTTKKVTHGEPGLKATRASRFVAMK from the coding sequence ATGGTTGGTTTGGCGGCGAGCTTACAGGACATGCCAGTGGAGTGGAGGAAGTTCAAGTATAGGGGTAAGACCCTGGAGGAATTACTGAACATGTCCATGGACGACCTAGTCGTGTTGCTGCCGGCGAGGCAGAGGAGGAGTCTTAAGAGAGGGTTGACGAAGGCTCAGATAAAGCTCCTAGCGAAGATCAGGAGGATAGCCAGGGACCCGGAGCTAGCGAAGAAGACAGTGATAAAGACCCATGTAAGAGACATGGTTGTCCTCCCCGAGATGGTGGGGCTCACGATAGCTGTTTACAACGGGAAGGAGTTCGTGCCCGTTAAGATCTCGCCTGAGATGATAGGGCATTACCTGGGAGAGTTCAGCCCGACAACGAAGAAGGTGACGCACGGTGAGCCCGGCCTCAAGGCTACGAGGGCGAGCAGGTTCGTGGCGATGAAGTAG
- the rpmC gene encoding 50S ribosomal protein L29, with translation MAVRADEIRKMTPEERLRKLNELRLELVKLRLQSRTGTLTNTARIRNVKRDIARILTVMKEAPAEESSPGEVKQQ, from the coding sequence GTGGCAGTGCGGGCTGACGAGATAAGGAAGATGACTCCTGAGGAGAGGCTGAGGAAGCTCAACGAGCTCAGGCTTGAACTAGTGAAACTGAGGCTGCAGTCGAGGACAGGGACCCTGACCAATACAGCCAGGATAAGGAATGTGAAGCGAGACATCGCAAGGATACTCACAGTTATGAAGGAGGCGCCTGCCGAGGAATCCAGTCCCGGAGAGGTTAAGCAGCAATGA
- a CDS encoding 50S ribosomal protein L23, whose product MSTDTNRLYKVIIRPVQSEKALSLIDKQNTLTFIVDIDASKTEVKRAVEELFNVKVEEVRTLITARGEKKAYVKLAPEFKASDIASQLGLV is encoded by the coding sequence ATGAGCACGGATACCAATAGACTCTACAAGGTTATAATTAGGCCGGTGCAGAGCGAGAAAGCCCTTTCACTAATAGACAAGCAGAACACGTTGACCTTCATAGTTGACATCGATGCATCGAAGACCGAGGTTAAGAGGGCTGTCGAAGAACTCTTCAATGTTAAGGTTGAAGAGGTTAGGACGCTTATCACGGCTAGGGGCGAGAAGAAGGCCTATGTGAAGCTGGCCCCTGAGTTCAAGGCGAGTGATATTGCTTCACAACTAGGGCTCGTCTAG
- a CDS encoding VWA domain-containing protein, giving the protein MKTTSVRPAGRSSTRTLRTRSWWMNYSVSVEELRRLVDEGVRRELEALGARLAEFRCAGVDKLVLYAKMRLAIALLAGRNVADSLDGELVESLGLTRAARTPPPPAAELFQIDEGVWRRLAKTRYTTSRSLLTESSSRRGILTYIWMRKTGILRRHPNGSLIVDRRELSRHPAGSERELGLGDIGRFLAEVPSSLWSKVITEELLGNAGLGDLITLAERYHGFDQRVDERLASEVRRRIAKGWVPSPEEARRLEGVIAKALKGLKTTVPPHLLPFIDSVEDYVKGREGELAGEIERLPLRERWEVLRSLRRRIRDPGFFKHLNPISLAELRSLGSVDRELASRVMLGQAIGSYLEYLLTRDPSFQAYAVHIAERIDAGALEPRHRPLLESILNGDEKKMLFLLGREAGFDALELLSVKLGEEYSRSGGLDPAVVKRAIAIGMRLLNYMRGGRGFTWRRRKTSVRGRLEVRGTLYKWVRLDNEAVFKRRERVQRVIGVVDVSGSMARFAVWSMLSIAAVFPVVSHIVLFSEKPHVYRSPFKKTSLVLARFLEKLYTEGFKGYTNISEALRRAGELASRADSKTILVFSDLKQTVPDTEPWLVARWLVEKGLRVILVVPRGTESATVERYRGAGCDIVVVENPEDIPNILKRRINLKNRV; this is encoded by the coding sequence ATGAAGACGACCTCCGTGAGGCCGGCAGGGCGGTCCTCTACAAGAACCCTGAGGACGAGGAGCTGGTGGATGAACTACTCGGTAAGCGTTGAGGAGTTAAGGAGGCTCGTGGATGAGGGTGTTAGAAGGGAGCTGGAAGCCCTGGGGGCCAGGCTAGCCGAGTTCAGGTGTGCCGGGGTCGACAAGCTAGTACTCTACGCTAAGATGAGGCTAGCGATCGCCCTGCTCGCCGGGAGGAATGTAGCGGACAGCCTCGACGGCGAGCTCGTTGAATCCCTTGGTTTAACCAGGGCTGCACGGACGCCTCCACCCCCTGCAGCAGAATTGTTTCAGATAGATGAGGGGGTCTGGAGGAGGCTGGCTAAGACGCGTTACACTACGTCCAGGAGCCTGCTCACGGAGTCGTCTTCGAGGAGGGGTATTCTAACATATATATGGATGAGGAAGACAGGGATCCTTAGAAGGCATCCAAACGGCTCCCTGATAGTGGATAGAAGGGAGCTGTCAAGGCATCCTGCCGGCTCGGAGAGAGAGCTAGGGCTCGGCGACATAGGGCGCTTCCTGGCCGAGGTGCCGAGCAGCCTCTGGAGCAAGGTGATCACGGAGGAGCTACTGGGGAACGCCGGGCTAGGGGATTTAATCACCCTGGCTGAAAGGTACCATGGCTTCGACCAGAGGGTTGATGAAAGACTAGCCAGCGAGGTGAGGAGGCGTATTGCGAAGGGCTGGGTTCCCTCACCGGAGGAGGCGCGGAGGCTTGAAGGAGTCATAGCTAAGGCCCTTAAGGGCTTGAAGACCACTGTGCCACCCCACCTGCTTCCATTCATCGACTCGGTTGAGGACTACGTGAAGGGAAGGGAGGGGGAGCTAGCTGGGGAGATAGAGAGACTGCCCCTCAGGGAGAGATGGGAGGTTCTAAGGAGCCTCAGGCGCAGGATAAGGGACCCCGGCTTCTTCAAGCATTTAAACCCTATTTCACTAGCCGAGCTGAGGAGCCTGGGCAGCGTTGACAGGGAGCTAGCCTCCAGAGTGATGCTTGGGCAAGCCATAGGAAGCTACCTAGAGTACCTCCTGACACGTGATCCATCCTTCCAGGCGTATGCAGTACACATTGCTGAGAGAATCGATGCCGGAGCCCTTGAGCCCAGGCATAGACCCCTGCTCGAGAGCATTCTCAACGGTGACGAGAAGAAGATGCTCTTCCTCCTCGGTAGGGAGGCAGGCTTCGATGCACTGGAGTTGCTGTCGGTGAAGCTGGGTGAGGAGTACTCTAGGAGCGGCGGGCTGGATCCAGCTGTGGTTAAACGCGCGATAGCCATAGGGATGAGGCTGCTCAACTATATGAGGGGTGGGAGAGGGTTCACGTGGAGGCGTAGGAAGACCAGTGTAAGGGGGAGGCTCGAGGTCAGGGGCACCCTGTATAAGTGGGTGCGCCTGGATAACGAGGCCGTGTTCAAGAGGCGGGAGAGGGTTCAACGCGTTATAGGGGTGGTGGATGTCAGCGGTAGCATGGCTAGGTTCGCAGTGTGGTCTATGCTATCCATTGCCGCTGTGTTCCCAGTGGTGTCGCACATAGTCTTATTCAGTGAGAAACCCCATGTATATAGATCCCCCTTTAAGAAAACCAGCCTGGTGCTCGCCCGCTTCCTGGAGAAACTATACACGGAGGGCTTCAAGGGGTACACTAATATATCGGAGGCACTGAGGCGCGCCGGCGAGCTAGCCTCGAGGGCGGATTCGAAGACGATACTCGTGTTCAGCGACCTGAAGCAGACTGTCCCAGACACGGAGCCATGGCTCGTTGCACGCTGGCTCGTTGAAAAAGGGCTGAGGGTGATCCTCGTGGTTCCACGCGGCACGGAGAGCGCTACCGTGGAGAGGTATAGGGGCGCTGGATGCGACATCGTTGTTGTCGAGAACCCTGAGGACATACCGAACATTTTAAAAAGGAGGATAAATCTTAAAAATAGAGTCTAG
- the rpl4p gene encoding 50S ribosomal protein L4, translating into MALEIITPLAVKEKLKVNVYGVDGNVIGEVELPEVFNVPIRVDLVRRAFHSAFTGMLQPKGRDPLAGKRTTAKYWGVGYGIARVPRLPNGTARFVVSTRKGHAAFPPTPWERIREEVNRKERVMAIVSALAATSRVDMVRRRGHVFSVERLPVVVSDDVESAISKASQAREYLEKIGLWSDVERSREGTGIRAGRGKMRGRAYVEPRSILFVLSSYESPLARAVRNLPGVDVSTPGNLSVLHLAPGGVPGRLMVISRRALEEVASKYRVRPL; encoded by the coding sequence ATGGCTCTCGAGATAATTACCCCGTTGGCTGTGAAGGAGAAGCTCAAGGTAAACGTGTACGGTGTCGACGGCAACGTTATTGGCGAAGTAGAGTTACCCGAGGTATTCAACGTCCCCATCCGAGTAGACCTTGTGCGGAGAGCGTTTCACTCGGCTTTCACAGGTATGCTGCAGCCTAAGGGAAGGGATCCCCTTGCAGGCAAAAGAACCACTGCGAAGTACTGGGGGGTTGGCTACGGGATAGCGAGGGTGCCCAGGCTACCCAATGGCACAGCTAGGTTCGTGGTGAGCACCCGTAAAGGGCATGCGGCTTTCCCGCCTACGCCCTGGGAGAGGATACGTGAAGAGGTGAATAGGAAGGAGAGGGTGATGGCTATTGTTTCAGCGCTCGCCGCCACTTCAAGGGTCGACATGGTGAGGCGGAGGGGCCATGTCTTCAGTGTCGAGAGGCTTCCAGTAGTAGTGTCCGATGATGTTGAATCAGCTATATCGAAGGCCTCGCAGGCCAGGGAGTACCTTGAGAAAATCGGCCTCTGGAGCGATGTTGAGAGGAGCAGGGAGGGCACGGGTATAAGGGCTGGCAGAGGCAAGATGAGGGGGAGGGCTTATGTTGAGCCACGCAGCATACTCTTCGTGCTGTCGAGCTATGAGTCACCGCTAGCCAGGGCCGTGAGGAACCTGCCAGGCGTCGACGTCTCCACGCCGGGCAACCTCAGCGTACTCCACCTTGCCCCGGGAGGCGTCCCCGGGAGACTCATGGTTATATCGAGGAGGGCGCTTGAAGAGGTAGCGTCGAAGTACAGGGTGAGGCCTCTATGA
- a CDS encoding putative RNA uridine N3 methyltransferase gives MQVSIVLPSSILSVESTLLLKSLRIHQVARWTSIFGVSEVVFYREYGTPHGEYMGHRQLIELHWRYFFTPPYLRRRLVPRSPLLRYVGALPPIRLLDFDVKGKPVKGEERVGFAARERGGVVVYLDNEEKYTPLNECRPGFTKVRVVDTDGRLVECLDVEYYMGPSLSFKESLMEALTSVEGDVFKVATDKAGAPPAQRELESLGRAGRIALFFGGPRRGLFEISEAEGFNLLDYVDVVWNTIPGQRVVSIRTEEAVLATLGLVNYWLRRVENI, from the coding sequence ATGCAGGTAAGCATAGTTCTACCATCCAGTATACTTTCCGTTGAGTCAACCCTGCTCCTGAAGTCCCTTAGGATACATCAGGTAGCCCGGTGGACATCGATATTCGGGGTCAGCGAGGTAGTCTTCTACCGTGAATACGGGACGCCGCACGGGGAGTACATGGGGCACAGGCAGCTCATAGAGCTGCATTGGAGATACTTCTTCACTCCCCCCTACTTAAGGAGGAGGCTTGTACCGCGGAGCCCCCTGCTCCGCTACGTGGGTGCGCTGCCACCTATAAGGCTCCTCGACTTCGATGTCAAGGGTAAGCCTGTGAAAGGTGAGGAAAGGGTGGGTTTCGCTGCGAGGGAGAGGGGTGGGGTCGTAGTGTACCTTGACAATGAGGAGAAGTATACTCCATTAAACGAGTGTAGGCCTGGCTTTACGAAGGTGAGGGTGGTTGACACGGATGGAAGGCTGGTGGAGTGCCTTGACGTGGAGTACTATATGGGTCCCTCCCTTTCATTCAAGGAGTCTCTAATGGAGGCCTTGACAAGTGTAGAAGGAGATGTCTTCAAGGTGGCGACGGATAAGGCGGGGGCTCCGCCGGCCCAGAGGGAGCTTGAATCATTGGGAAGAGCGGGAAGGATTGCCTTATTCTTCGGCGGCCCTAGACGGGGCCTCTTCGAGATCTCTGAGGCCGAGGGCTTCAACCTCCTCGACTACGTTGACGTCGTCTGGAACACTATACCGGGGCAGAGGGTTGTCTCCATTAGGACTGAGGAAGCGGTTTTAGCGACGCTTGGACTCGTGAATTACTGGTTGAGACGGGTTGAAAATATATAG
- a CDS encoding 30S ribosomal protein S17, giving the protein MSQAKVNDIGIPGVKPPEKTCEDPKCPWHGHLKVRGVVLTGVVVKKKMQRTVVVRHEYLHYVRKYMRYEKRHRNIHAHLPPCIEVKEGDVVVIGETRPLAKTVAFVVLGVVGKGGE; this is encoded by the coding sequence ATGAGCCAGGCCAAGGTCAACGACATCGGGATACCGGGTGTGAAACCACCTGAGAAGACATGCGAGGACCCTAAGTGCCCGTGGCACGGGCACCTCAAGGTTAGAGGAGTCGTATTGACAGGCGTCGTCGTGAAGAAGAAGATGCAGAGGACTGTTGTAGTGAGACACGAGTACCTGCACTATGTTAGGAAATACATGAGGTATGAGAAGAGGCATAGGAATATCCATGCACACCTGCCGCCATGCATAGAGGTGAAGGAGGGCGATGTAGTGGTGATAGGTGAGACGCGTCCACTCGCAAAGACGGTTGCATTCGTCGTGCTAGGTGTAGTCGGGAAGGGTGGTGAGTGA
- a CDS encoding 50S ribosomal protein L22: protein MPTWHYSVKYRDESKIAKAVRYDIPVSVKYMREIAYTLKGMRLSDAIRFLEDVIKMKQAVPFRRYNGKLSHKRGLADRFKWPIGRYPVKGAKYALEVLRNVEANAEEKGLSKERLVIVHIAAHKGITLKRYMPRAFGRATPKFRRMSNLEVVVGEVG, encoded by the coding sequence ATGCCTACCTGGCACTACTCTGTGAAGTACAGGGATGAGTCGAAAATCGCTAAGGCCGTGAGATACGATATACCTGTCTCAGTGAAATACATGCGTGAGATAGCCTACACGCTTAAAGGCATGAGGCTCAGCGACGCGATAAGGTTCCTGGAGGACGTTATCAAGATGAAGCAGGCTGTCCCATTCAGGAGGTATAACGGTAAGCTGAGCCATAAGAGGGGGTTGGCCGACAGGTTCAAGTGGCCTATAGGCAGATACCCGGTTAAAGGCGCCAAGTACGCTCTCGAAGTACTCAGGAATGTGGAGGCTAACGCGGAGGAGAAGGGGTTGAGTAAGGAGAGGCTTGTAATAGTACACATAGCAGCCCATAAGGGTATCACGTTGAAGAGATACATGCCTAGAGCCTTCGGGCGTGCGACGCCGAAGTTCCGTAGGATGAGTAACCTTGAGGTAGTGGTAGGGGAGGTTGGCTGA
- a CDS encoding 30S ribosomal protein S3, translating to MVGPRVKSYFLNYGLKKLMIDEFLAHYFKDAGYADVELYRTPTGYRVVIHAEYPGRLIGRGGSVIKKLSTILQTRFGLDNVNVTISPVVDPDLNARVVAFRIVRALEKEIPFRRVIMYMLKRVMDAGAVGAEIIVSGKLRGERATYEKLKAGKVYKAGEPVEYVVDRAVAKALLKPGIFGVEVVIVKPNIKLPDHVEVKALKPEEIEQLKPAKAEAGGGSAG from the coding sequence ATGGTTGGTCCACGGGTTAAATCCTACTTCCTCAACTATGGTTTAAAGAAGCTGATGATAGACGAGTTCCTGGCCCACTACTTCAAGGACGCTGGCTACGCTGATGTAGAGCTGTACAGGACTCCGACGGGCTACCGTGTAGTAATACACGCGGAGTACCCTGGGAGACTAATAGGTAGGGGAGGCAGCGTCATAAAGAAGCTTTCAACAATCCTGCAGACGAGGTTCGGGCTCGACAATGTCAATGTAACCATATCCCCTGTAGTGGACCCGGATCTAAACGCCAGGGTGGTGGCTTTCAGAATCGTCAGGGCGCTTGAGAAGGAGATACCCTTCCGACGGGTGATAATGTACATGCTTAAGAGGGTGATGGATGCAGGTGCCGTTGGCGCCGAGATCATAGTAAGCGGTAAGCTTAGGGGTGAGAGAGCCACATACGAGAAGCTGAAGGCCGGGAAAGTCTACAAGGCTGGTGAACCAGTGGAGTACGTGGTGGACAGGGCGGTTGCCAAAGCCCTGTTGAAACCCGGTATATTCGGGGTCGAAGTAGTCATAGTGAAACCCAACATAAAGCTACCCGACCACGTCGAGGTGAAGGCCCTTAAACCCGAGGAGATAGAGCAGTTGAAGCCGGCTAAGGCTGAGGCAGGTGGTGGCAGTGCGGGCTGA
- a CDS encoding AAA family ATPase, whose translation MLTGVDDPVVRKVYEIYGQVVESRQPVRDPEAIIDALRREFKLLVKPHVVYITVSAFINNRPVLYEGPPGTGKTEIGEAILYLWSGKKPFILPCSENYDEYRVIGDFHPAMAMAKGFNEESFIPRPLLAGLIMETGVLVDEIRRSSEEFQNLLLDVIDKRRIIIPELKKVYRQRGAGFQVVFTSNPLDIAQGELSDAFLRRVVRVEFHYPSTQEEYEILELKLGDLARRLSDNLVFKAIEVVGALREKAVYKPGVSDTVTWLTLTALLSDIKGKEKADEDDLREAGRAVLYKNPEDEELVDELLGKR comes from the coding sequence ATGCTTACAGGAGTAGATGACCCAGTTGTGAGAAAGGTATACGAGATATATGGGCAGGTAGTTGAGTCTAGGCAACCGGTTAGGGACCCTGAGGCCATTATCGACGCGTTGAGGAGGGAGTTCAAGCTACTGGTTAAGCCACACGTAGTCTACATAACTGTGTCAGCCTTCATAAACAACAGGCCTGTCCTCTACGAGGGACCCCCTGGCACAGGTAAGACCGAGATAGGTGAAGCCATCCTCTACCTGTGGAGCGGTAAGAAGCCCTTCATACTACCCTGCAGCGAGAACTACGATGAGTACAGGGTGATAGGGGATTTCCACCCAGCTATGGCTATGGCTAAGGGTTTCAACGAGGAGAGCTTCATCCCCCGTCCCCTGTTAGCCGGCTTAATAATGGAGACCGGGGTGCTCGTCGACGAGATCAGGAGGAGTAGTGAGGAGTTCCAGAACCTCCTCTTAGACGTGATCGATAAGAGGAGGATAATAATACCTGAGTTGAAGAAAGTGTATAGGCAGAGGGGAGCCGGGTTCCAAGTGGTCTTCACCAGTAACCCCCTTGACATAGCTCAAGGAGAGTTAAGCGACGCCTTCCTGAGGAGAGTCGTCAGAGTGGAGTTCCACTACCCGTCCACCCAGGAGGAATACGAGATACTGGAGCTGAAGCTAGGGGACCTCGCCAGGAGGCTCAGCGACAACCTGGTGTTCAAGGCTATAGAGGTGGTCGGTGCCCTCAGGGAGAAAGCCGTTTACAAGCCAGGAGTCTCTGACACGGTTACATGGCTGACGCTCACAGCACTGCTCTCAGATATCAAGGGCAAGGAGAAGGCTGATGAAGACGACCTCCGTGAGGCCGGCAGGGCGGTCCTCTACAAGAACCCTGAGGACGAGGAGCTGGTGGATGAACTACTCGGTAAGCGTTGA
- a CDS encoding 50S ribosomal protein L14 — protein sequence MGAKRAVAGKPAFSRRRVNTGLQVMSIAKAADNSGAKEVMIIGVPGYHSRLRRVPPAGVGDLVVVSVKKGIPEMRKKVFKAIIVRQRRPYKRPDGTWIAFEDNAVVILTPEGTPKGTEIRGPIAREAAERWPQIANLASMII from the coding sequence ATGGGTGCGAAGAGAGCGGTAGCAGGTAAGCCGGCTTTCTCCAGGAGGAGGGTGAACACAGGTCTCCAAGTGATGTCGATAGCGAAGGCAGCCGATAACAGTGGCGCCAAGGAAGTGATGATAATAGGGGTTCCAGGCTACCATAGCAGGCTTAGAAGGGTTCCACCGGCGGGTGTGGGAGACCTCGTTGTTGTAAGCGTTAAGAAGGGTATCCCCGAGATGAGGAAGAAGGTGTTTAAAGCCATCATTGTGCGCCAGAGGAGGCCGTATAAGAGGCCGGATGGCACGTGGATAGCCTTCGAGGATAACGCGGTAGTCATATTGACGCCTGAGGGAACGCCGAAGGGTACTGAGATAAGGGGGCCTATAGCCAGGGAGGCAGCCGAGAGGTGGCCTCAGATAGCTAACCTGGCCTCGATGATAATCTAG